A stretch of Ipomoea triloba cultivar NCNSP0323 chromosome 11, ASM357664v1 DNA encodes these proteins:
- the LOC115997559 gene encoding novel plant SNARE 11-like yields MASLSGISEELAEIEGQISDIFRALANGFQKLEKIKDANRQSRQLEDLTDKMRDCKRLIKEFDTEIKEIKFRNDADTNKMLNEKKQSMVKELNSYVAMKKQYATNLENKRVDLFEDPSETSAEDNVLLASNMTNQQLIDHGNRMMDDTDQAIDRAKKVVQETIDVGTETSAALKEQTEQMSRIVNELDSIHFSMKKANKVVRELGRQIASDNCFKTMLFIIVIGIITIIIVKIAKPHNKEISDIPGLAPPVPNRRLLWSRN; encoded by the exons ATGGCTTCCTTATCAGGGATAAGCGAAGAGCTTGCAGAAATCGAGGGACAGATTTCGGATATTTTTCGAGCTCTCGC GAATGGGTTTCAGAAATTGGAGAAGATTAAGGATGCCAATAGGCAGAGTAGGCAACTGGAGGATCTTACGGACAAGATGCGAGATTGTAAAAG GCTTATTAAAGAGTTCGATACTGAAATAAAGGAGATAAAGTTTCGAAATGATGCTGACACAAACAAGATGCTGAATGAGAAAAAGCAATCTATG GTCAAAGAGTTGAACTCATATGTTGCCATGAAAAAGCA ATATGCAACCAATCTTGAAAATAAGCGAGTAGATCTGTTTGAAGACCCTTCAGAAACTTCTGCCGAAGACAATGTCTTGTTAGCTTCAA ATATGACTAATCAACAGCTAATAGATCATGGAAATCGAATGATGGATGACACAGATCAGGCCATTGATAGAGCAAAAAAG GTGGTCCAGGAGACTATTGATGTTGGAACAGAAACTTCAGCGGCTCTCAAGGAACAG ACTGAACAAATGAGTAGGATTGTTAATGAGCTAGACTCAATCCACTTTTCTATGAAGAAGGCTAACAAAGTTGTGAGAGAACTTGGTAGGCAG ATTGCGAGTGACAATTGTTTCAAGACAATGCTCTTTATTATTGTGATCggcatcatcactatcatcatTGTCAAG ATTGCCAAACCCCATAACAAAGAGATCAGTGACATCCCGGGATTAGCTCCTCCAGTTCCCAATCGACGATTACTCTGGAGTCGTAATTGA